In one Janibacter cremeus genomic region, the following are encoded:
- a CDS encoding glycosyltransferase family 2 protein, with protein sequence MSEVSVVIPVRDDAEHLRECLRALGRQSEPPLEIIVVDNSSSDHSAAVALAHGARVVQEPTVGIAYATATGYDAARGAIIARLDADTRPPTDWVERIGTVLAGHPRAEAVTGIGVFHDAPPGLGRLLSVIYLGSYYLLGAAAAGHHVLWGSSMAVRRTAWQRVAHLVHRELEVHDDFDLALVLGPGADILLDPSLVVGVSARSLRGGRQWRRRLGRAFRTLRLNWRDAPPWERWAVTLHLQDTDETRGSHR encoded by the coding sequence ATGTCTGAGGTCAGCGTCGTCATCCCGGTGCGCGATGACGCAGAGCACCTGCGGGAGTGTCTCCGCGCCCTGGGCCGGCAGAGCGAGCCACCGCTCGAGATCATCGTCGTGGACAACTCCTCGTCCGATCACTCTGCCGCGGTGGCGCTCGCGCACGGTGCCCGCGTCGTGCAGGAGCCGACCGTGGGCATCGCGTACGCGACGGCGACCGGTTACGACGCCGCGCGGGGGGCGATCATCGCCCGGCTGGACGCGGACACGCGCCCACCCACCGACTGGGTCGAGCGGATCGGGACCGTCCTGGCCGGCCATCCCCGTGCCGAGGCCGTGACGGGGATCGGCGTCTTCCACGACGCGCCCCCTGGCCTTGGCCGACTGCTGTCGGTCATCTACCTCGGCAGCTACTACCTGCTCGGTGCGGCGGCCGCCGGGCACCACGTGCTGTGGGGATCCTCGATGGCCGTGCGCCGCACGGCCTGGCAGCGGGTGGCCCATCTCGTGCACCGCGAGCTGGAGGTGCACGACGACTTCGACCTGGCCCTCGTGCTCGGGCCCGGGGCCGACATCCTGCTCGACCCGTCGCTCGTCGTCGGGGTGTCGGCGAGATCCCTGCGGGGTGGTCGGCAGTGGCGCCGACGCCTCGGCCGGGCCTTCCGCACGCTCCGCCTGAACTGGCGGGACGCGCCGCCGTGGGAGCGGTGGGCGGTCACGCTCCACCTGCAGGACACCGACGAGACCCGAGGGAGCCACCGATGA
- a CDS encoding prenyltransferase has product MTVSESADLGPSVGGALRQLVGSSRPVSWINTAYPFAAAYLLSGGGLTVTFVVGTLWFLIPYNLLMYGVNDVFDFESDLRNPRKGGLEGVVLSRRWHRLTVWAAVVTNVPFVVLLVLWGDIVSTMTLAVILFAVVAYSAPGLRFKERPVLDSITSSTHFVSPAVLGLALTDTRLTSPVLAGLGSFFVWGMASHAFGAVQDIEADREADIASVATALGAAPTVRAAFLGYLVSGGLLLVTGWPMAWAALLALPYAASVAPFLRLSDRECEQANAGWRRFIWLNFLTGFVLTQLFIWMSLAT; this is encoded by the coding sequence ATGACGGTGTCGGAGTCCGCGGACCTCGGCCCCTCGGTCGGTGGTGCCCTCCGTCAGCTCGTCGGCTCCTCGCGTCCGGTCAGCTGGATCAACACGGCCTACCCCTTCGCCGCGGCCTACCTGCTCTCCGGTGGCGGTCTCACCGTCACCTTCGTCGTCGGGACGCTGTGGTTCCTCATCCCCTACAACCTGCTCATGTACGGCGTGAACGACGTCTTCGACTTCGAGTCCGACCTGCGCAACCCTCGCAAGGGTGGGCTCGAGGGCGTCGTGCTCTCCCGGCGCTGGCACCGCCTGACGGTGTGGGCCGCCGTGGTGACGAACGTCCCCTTCGTGGTCCTGCTCGTCCTGTGGGGGGACATCGTCTCCACGATGACGCTCGCCGTGATCCTCTTCGCCGTCGTCGCCTACTCGGCTCCGGGGCTGCGCTTCAAGGAGCGCCCGGTCCTGGACTCGATCACGTCGAGCACCCACTTCGTCAGCCCGGCCGTGCTGGGGCTGGCGCTCACCGACACCCGTCTCACCTCGCCCGTCCTCGCCGGGCTCGGCTCGTTCTTCGTGTGGGGGATGGCCTCGCACGCCTTCGGTGCGGTGCAGGACATCGAGGCCGACCGGGAGGCCGACATCGCGTCCGTCGCCACCGCCCTCGGCGCGGCGCCCACCGTGCGGGCGGCCTTCCTCGGGTACCTCGTCTCCGGGGGTCTGCTCCTGGTCACCGGCTGGCCCATGGCCTGGGCCGCCCTCCTCGCCCTGCCCTACGCCGCGAGTGTCGCCCCCTTCCTGCGTCTGTCGGACCGGGAGTGCGAGCAGGCCAATGCGGGGTGGCGCCGCTTCATCTGGCTCAACTTCCTCACCGGTTTCGTCCTGACCCAGCTCTTCATCTGGATGAGCCTTGCGACCTGA
- a CDS encoding lycopene cyclase domain-containing protein, producing MTYAGLACVFVALSAAVALFATLRCRLTARWWLTTGATVAVLVVLTVVFDSLMILTDLFRFDESSLLGVRLWLAPVEDLAWPLVAGLVLPAADELIGAREVRS from the coding sequence ATGACGTACGCCGGCCTCGCCTGCGTCTTCGTCGCCCTGTCGGCGGCCGTGGCGCTCTTCGCCACCCTCCGGTGCCGCCTGACCGCGCGGTGGTGGCTCACGACGGGCGCGACCGTCGCCGTCCTGGTGGTGCTCACGGTGGTCTTCGACAGCCTGATGATCCTCACCGACCTCTTCCGGTTCGACGAGTCCTCGCTGCTGGGCGTGCGGCTGTGGCTCGCCCCGGTGGAGGACCTGGCCTGGCCCCTGGTCGCCGGTCTGGTGCTTCCCGCCGCGGACGAGCTGATCGGTGCGCGGGAGGTGCGGTCATGA
- a CDS encoding lycopene cyclase domain-containing protein produces MAYAAVLVLLIGCMALLDARFSLVLWRARRRSAIVLGGGILLFLVWDVVAIRLGFYHRGESEIMTGLLLAPELPVEELLFIGFLCYTTLVLRGLVGLAVGHLGTSPR; encoded by the coding sequence ATGGCCTACGCGGCCGTGCTCGTGCTGCTCATCGGCTGCATGGCCCTGCTCGACGCGCGCTTCTCGCTCGTGCTCTGGCGCGCCCGGCGACGCAGCGCCATCGTCCTCGGCGGTGGCATCCTGCTCTTCCTCGTGTGGGACGTGGTGGCCATCCGGCTGGGCTTCTACCACCGGGGCGAGAGCGAGATCATGACCGGGCTGCTGCTGGCGCCGGAGCTGCCGGTCGAGGAGCTGTTGTTCATCGGCTTCCTCTGCTACACCACCCTGGTCCTGCGCGGGCTCGTGGGACTGGCCGTCGGCCACCTCGGGACGAGCCCGCGATGA
- the crtI gene encoding phytoene desaturase family protein, with protein sequence MRVAVVGGGIAGLATAALLASDGHEVDLFEQQQTLGGRAGTWSAGGFRFDTGPSWYLMPEVFEHFFRLLGTTAAEQLPVRVLDPAYRVFFEGTPQVRPSQLDVHADTTANLETFDRIEPGAARELSSYLASASDTYDMAMRHFLYTNFTTPFALAHPDVLRRMPRLLPLLARSLESFVAARFRDRGLRQVLGYPAVFLGSSPDRTPSLYHLMSSLDLTGGVGYPEGGFTRLIEAITDLARGRGVRVHTVATVTEVTTAPTRPAGVRARASRRRARATGVWWQGPDGRAHHHEADIVVGAGDLHHLETTLLPEGLRTYPQRYWDRRASGPGAVLVLLGVRGRLPTLTHHNLFFTRDWHANFDAIFAGRVPDPASAYVCKPSATDTGVAPEGHENLFVLVPVPAEPALGRGGTDGSGDPGIEEVADRAVAQVAQWADAPDLADRIVVRRTIGPGDFAADLNAWQGGMLGPGHTLRQSAMFRSRNRSRYVDGLYYAGSSTIPGVGLPMCLISAELVLKHLRGDTSSGPTPTGTAAHPRGGGAT encoded by the coding sequence ATGAGGGTCGCGGTCGTCGGCGGCGGGATCGCCGGCCTCGCCACCGCCGCGCTCCTGGCATCGGACGGTCACGAGGTCGACCTCTTCGAGCAGCAGCAGACGCTCGGTGGTCGTGCGGGGACCTGGTCGGCAGGGGGGTTCCGCTTCGACACCGGCCCGTCGTGGTACCTCATGCCGGAGGTCTTCGAACACTTCTTCCGCCTGCTCGGCACGACCGCGGCGGAGCAGCTCCCGGTCCGGGTGCTCGATCCGGCCTACCGGGTCTTCTTCGAGGGGACACCGCAGGTGCGACCGTCGCAGCTGGACGTGCACGCCGACACCACGGCCAATCTCGAGACGTTCGATCGGATCGAGCCGGGCGCGGCACGGGAGCTGTCGTCCTACCTTGCCTCGGCGTCGGACACCTACGACATGGCGATGCGCCACTTCCTGTACACGAATTTCACCACCCCCTTCGCGCTCGCGCACCCGGACGTGCTCCGCCGGATGCCGCGGCTGCTGCCACTGCTGGCCAGGTCACTCGAGTCATTCGTGGCGGCGCGGTTCCGGGACCGGGGGCTGCGGCAGGTGCTCGGCTACCCCGCGGTCTTCCTCGGTTCCTCGCCGGATCGGACCCCGAGCCTGTACCACCTGATGAGCTCGCTCGACCTGACCGGCGGCGTGGGCTATCCCGAAGGGGGCTTCACCCGCCTCATCGAGGCCATCACCGATCTGGCGAGAGGGCGCGGGGTCCGCGTCCACACCGTTGCGACCGTGACCGAGGTGACCACCGCGCCCACGCGACCCGCCGGAGTGCGTGCGCGGGCGTCCCGTCGACGCGCTCGTGCGACCGGGGTGTGGTGGCAGGGCCCGGACGGTCGTGCCCACCATCACGAGGCCGACATCGTGGTCGGGGCAGGCGACCTGCACCACCTCGAGACCACGCTGCTTCCGGAGGGGTTGCGCACCTATCCGCAGCGCTACTGGGATCGCCGCGCCAGCGGGCCCGGCGCCGTCCTGGTCCTCCTCGGGGTGCGCGGACGACTGCCCACGCTGACCCACCACAACCTCTTCTTCACCCGGGACTGGCACGCCAACTTCGACGCGATCTTCGCCGGCCGGGTCCCCGACCCGGCGTCGGCCTACGTCTGCAAGCCCTCGGCCACGGACACCGGCGTCGCCCCGGAGGGGCACGAGAACCTGTTCGTGCTCGTCCCCGTGCCCGCCGAGCCGGCCCTCGGGCGTGGCGGCACGGACGGGAGCGGTGATCCCGGCATCGAGGAGGTCGCGGACCGGGCCGTCGCGCAGGTCGCGCAGTGGGCCGACGCGCCTGACCTCGCGGACCGCATCGTGGTGCGCCGGACCATCGGGCCCGGCGACTTCGCGGCCGACCTGAATGCGTGGCAGGGCGGCATGCTCGGACCCGGTCACACCCTGCGACAGAGCGCGATGTTCCGCAGCCGCAATCGCTCCCGGTACGTCGACGGCCTCTACTACGCCGGATCGAGCACCATCCCGGGAGTCGGCCTGCCGATGTGCCTGATCAGCGCCGAGCTCGTGCTGAAGCACCTGCGCGGCGACACCTCGAGCGGACCCACCCCGACGGGGACCGCGGCGCACCCCCGGGGTGGGGGCGCGACGTGA
- a CDS encoding phytoene/squalene synthase family protein, whose product MARNPARARASSTYDEVAHASAAVVIGRYSTSFGWATRLLQQPVRTHVCSVYAFVRVADELVDDESQPWDTDQRRRLLDGLQQETHRALACGASANLVVHAFARTALEHGIGADLVDPFFAAMRADLSVRQHDTETLNRYVYGSAEVVGLMCLRVFVSGDDRRYEDLAPGARRLGAAFQKVNFLRDLHSDHELLGRSYLPGVDRGTFTDRQRDELLDDIDDDLRAAARAIEQLPPSSRRAVRAAHALFEALSLRLRATPAQQIARERVRVPDLAKVRIIARSALVAR is encoded by the coding sequence ATGGCGCGCAATCCGGCCCGGGCGAGGGCCTCGTCGACCTACGACGAGGTCGCCCACGCGAGTGCCGCCGTCGTCATCGGTCGCTACTCGACCTCCTTCGGGTGGGCGACCCGGCTCCTGCAGCAGCCGGTACGCACCCACGTGTGCTCCGTCTACGCCTTCGTGCGGGTGGCGGACGAGCTCGTGGACGACGAGAGCCAGCCGTGGGACACCGACCAGCGCCGCCGGCTCCTCGACGGCCTGCAGCAGGAGACCCACCGCGCCCTCGCCTGCGGAGCGAGCGCCAACCTCGTCGTCCACGCCTTCGCGCGCACTGCCCTCGAGCACGGCATCGGGGCCGATCTCGTCGACCCGTTCTTCGCCGCCATGCGGGCCGACCTGTCCGTGCGCCAGCACGACACGGAGACGCTCAACCGGTACGTGTACGGGTCGGCGGAGGTCGTGGGTCTGATGTGCCTGCGTGTCTTCGTCTCCGGTGACGACCGCCGCTACGAGGACCTCGCGCCCGGTGCCCGTCGGCTGGGCGCCGCCTTCCAGAAGGTGAACTTCCTGCGCGACCTCCACAGCGACCACGAGCTCCTCGGGCGGTCGTACCTGCCCGGTGTCGACCGCGGGACCTTCACCGACCGCCAGCGCGACGAGCTGCTCGACGACATCGACGACGACCTGCGCGCAGCCGCTCGGGCGATCGAGCAGCTGCCCCCGAGCAGCAGGCGGGCGGTGCGGGCGGCGCACGCCCTCTTCGAGGCGCTCTCGCTGCGACTGCGCGCCACCCCGGCACAGCAGATCGCGCGCGAGCGGGTGCGGGTGCCCGATCTCGCCAAGGTGCGCATCATCGCGCGCAGTGCCCTGGTCGCGCGATGA
- a CDS encoding nucleoside deaminase, with product MDRALQLAAQAAADGDIPVGAVVVDAQGAIIGEGRNVRERDGDPTGHAEVVALRAAARAKGEWRLTGCTLVVTLEPCPMCAGAVVASRVPRIVLGAWDPKMGACGSVWDIVRDRRSTHRVEVVGGVREQQAGGLLLDFFADHR from the coding sequence ATGGACCGTGCCCTGCAGCTGGCCGCGCAGGCGGCCGCGGACGGGGACATCCCGGTGGGCGCGGTGGTCGTCGACGCGCAGGGCGCGATCATCGGCGAAGGGAGGAACGTGCGCGAGCGCGACGGGGACCCGACCGGTCATGCCGAGGTGGTCGCCCTGCGGGCCGCGGCGCGGGCGAAGGGGGAGTGGCGCCTGACCGGGTGCACCCTCGTCGTCACGCTCGAGCCCTGCCCGATGTGCGCGGGTGCGGTGGTCGCCTCCCGGGTGCCCCGGATCGTCCTGGGCGCGTGGGACCCGAAGATGGGCGCCTGCGGTTCCGTGTGGGACATCGTGCGCGACCGGCGCTCGACCCACCGGGTCGAGGTCGTCGGTGGCGTGCGCGAGCAGCAGGCAGGTGGCCTCCTGCTGGACTTCTTCGCCGACCACCGCTGA
- the upp gene encoding uracil phosphoribosyltransferase: MRVTVPDHPLITHKLTYLRKKDTDSPTFRRLADELVTLLAYEATREVRCVPFDIETPVGPTTGMKLSTPKPLVVPILRAGLGMLEGMVRLLPTAEVGFLGMLRNEETLEAITYANRLPDDLSGRQCYVIDPMLATGGTLAMSIQYLVERGADDITAVTLIAAPEGIDALERELGDLQVPIRLVTGAIDERLDENGYIVPGLGDAGDRLYGIV; encoded by the coding sequence ATGCGCGTCACCGTCCCGGACCATCCGCTCATCACCCACAAGTTGACCTACCTGCGGAAGAAGGACACGGACAGCCCGACCTTCCGCCGGCTCGCCGACGAGCTGGTGACGCTCTTGGCATACGAGGCCACCCGCGAGGTGCGGTGCGTGCCCTTCGACATCGAGACCCCCGTCGGGCCGACCACCGGGATGAAGCTGTCGACGCCCAAGCCGCTCGTCGTGCCGATCCTGCGCGCCGGCCTGGGCATGCTCGAGGGCATGGTCCGCCTGCTGCCGACGGCCGAGGTCGGCTTCCTCGGGATGCTGCGCAACGAGGAGACGCTCGAGGCGATCACCTACGCCAACCGGCTGCCCGACGACCTCTCCGGCCGGCAGTGCTACGTCATCGACCCGATGCTCGCCACCGGCGGCACGCTGGCGATGTCGATCCAGTACCTCGTCGAGCGCGGTGCCGACGACATCACGGCGGTGACTCTCATCGCGGCCCCCGAAGGCATCGACGCCCTGGAACGCGAGCTCGGTGACCTGCAGGTGCCGATCCGCCTGGTCACCGGCGCGATCGACGAGCGCCTCGACGAGAACGGCTACATCGTCCCCGGGCTCGGCGACGCCGGGGACCGCCTCTACGGCATCGTCTGA
- a CDS encoding PH domain-containing protein, which translates to MSARVDGRGVDRYLLPGETPAAEIRYHPIVLLKPALVALAATVLALWLDLAISIANAGILKYVWVLWIVACLWAGWQWIEWRHTQVVATDKRIVLFEGWINHKVSMMPLKKVTDMGYERSLLGRMLGYGTFVLESAGQDQRLSRISFVPNPDDNYRAICAVVFGLSSNLVDDEDPRHSDDPAGDSWTDEPLDEPDQDDPWVHTGGSIYRSRDLVRRDRDADTGELPPYDPRDHA; encoded by the coding sequence GTGTCGGCGCGCGTCGACGGCCGCGGCGTAGACCGATACCTCCTGCCCGGGGAGACGCCGGCAGCGGAGATCCGGTACCACCCGATCGTCCTGCTCAAGCCGGCGCTGGTCGCCCTCGCCGCCACCGTCCTCGCGCTGTGGCTCGACCTGGCCATCAGCATCGCCAACGCCGGGATCCTCAAGTACGTCTGGGTCCTGTGGATCGTCGCCTGCCTCTGGGCCGGTTGGCAGTGGATCGAGTGGCGCCACACCCAGGTCGTGGCCACCGACAAGCGCATCGTCCTCTTCGAGGGGTGGATCAACCACAAGGTCTCGATGATGCCGCTGAAGAAGGTCACCGACATGGGTTACGAGCGCTCCCTGCTCGGCCGGATGCTCGGTTACGGCACCTTCGTCCTCGAGAGCGCCGGCCAGGACCAGCGCCTGTCGAGGATCTCCTTCGTCCCGAACCCGGATGACAACTACCGGGCCATCTGCGCCGTCGTCTTCGGTCTGTCGAGCAACCTCGTGGACGACGAGGACCCGCGGCACTCGGACGACCCCGCCGGCGACAGCTGGACGGACGAGCCTCTCGACGAGCCCGACCAGGACGACCCGTGGGTGCACACCGGCGGTTCCATCTACCGCAGCCGCGACCTCGTCCGGCGCGACCGCGACGCCGACACCGGTGAGCTGCCGCCGTACGACCCCCGCGACCACGCATGA
- the pntB gene encoding Re/Si-specific NAD(P)(+) transhydrogenase subunit beta: protein MLSTVVTAAYIVAALLFILSLAGLSKHESAKHGNWFGIAGMVIALVATIALVVKGVYDGPGAAVDAGKWGLGVLVVTMALGGAIGVRIARRVEMTGMPELIAMMHSFVGLAAVLVGYNSFLGAHGDSEEAVEAHRELEALDMVGIHNGEVFVGVFIGALTFTGSIVAYLKLSAKMKSAPLVLPARHWLNLLAVLVSVALGVWFVVTPSLVPLGIMTVIALAFGWHLVASIGGGDMPVVISMLNSYSGWAAAAAGFMLSNDLLIVTGALVGSSGAFLSYIMCKAMNRSFISVIAGGFGAEAPKSSGDEEQGEHRETNADTVAEMLTGASSVVITPGYGMAVAQAQYPVADLTEQLRAKGVDVRFGIHPVAGRLPGHMNVLLAEAKVPYDVVLEMDEINDDFPETDVVLVIGANDTVNPAAAEDPTSPIAGMPVLEVWNAKDVIVFKRSMATGYAGVQNPLFFKENTQMLFGDAKERVGDILKLI, encoded by the coding sequence GTGCTGTCCACAGTCGTCACCGCCGCGTACATCGTCGCGGCCCTGTTGTTCATCCTCAGCCTCGCCGGACTCAGCAAGCACGAGTCGGCCAAGCACGGCAACTGGTTCGGCATCGCCGGCATGGTCATCGCCCTCGTGGCCACCATCGCGCTCGTCGTCAAGGGCGTCTACGACGGACCAGGTGCCGCCGTCGACGCCGGCAAGTGGGGTCTGGGCGTGCTCGTCGTCACCATGGCCCTCGGTGGGGCCATCGGTGTGCGGATCGCCCGTCGCGTCGAGATGACCGGCATGCCCGAGCTCATCGCGATGATGCACTCCTTCGTCGGTCTGGCCGCCGTCCTCGTCGGCTACAACTCCTTCCTCGGGGCGCACGGCGACTCCGAGGAGGCGGTCGAGGCGCACCGGGAGCTCGAGGCCCTCGACATGGTCGGCATCCACAACGGCGAGGTCTTCGTCGGTGTCTTCATCGGTGCCCTGACCTTCACCGGCTCGATCGTGGCCTACCTCAAGCTGAGCGCGAAGATGAAGTCCGCACCGCTCGTGCTGCCGGCGCGCCACTGGCTCAACCTGCTGGCCGTGCTCGTCTCTGTCGCGCTGGGTGTGTGGTTCGTCGTCACGCCCTCGTTGGTGCCGCTGGGCATCATGACCGTGATCGCCCTGGCCTTCGGGTGGCACCTCGTCGCCTCCATCGGCGGCGGCGACATGCCGGTCGTCATCTCGATGCTCAACAGCTACTCGGGCTGGGCCGCGGCCGCGGCGGGCTTCATGCTCTCCAACGACCTGCTCATCGTCACCGGTGCGCTCGTCGGCTCCTCGGGTGCCTTCCTGTCCTACATCATGTGCAAGGCGATGAACCGCTCGTTCATCTCCGTCATCGCCGGCGGATTCGGGGCCGAGGCGCCGAAGTCCAGCGGTGACGAGGAGCAGGGGGAGCACCGCGAGACCAACGCCGACACCGTGGCCGAGATGCTCACCGGCGCCTCCTCGGTGGTCATCACGCCCGGCTACGGCATGGCCGTGGCCCAGGCGCAGTACCCGGTCGCCGACCTCACCGAGCAGCTGCGGGCGAAGGGGGTGGACGTCCGGTTCGGGATCCACCCCGTCGCCGGTCGCCTCCCCGGGCACATGAACGTCCTCCTCGCGGAGGCCAAGGTGCCCTACGACGTCGTGCTCGAGATGGACGAGATCAACGACGACTTCCCGGAGACGGACGTCGTCCTCGTCATCGGCGCCAACGACACGGTCAACCCGGCCGCTGCCGAGGACCCGACCAGCCCGATCGCCGGGATGCCCGTCCTGGAGGTCTGGAACGCCAAGGACGTCATCGTCTTCAAGCGGTCGATGGCCACCGGGTACGCCGGGGTGCAGAACCCGCTGTTCTTCAAGGAGAACACCCAGATGCTCTTCGGCGATGCCAAGGAGCGGGTGGGGGACATCCTCAAGCTGATCTGA
- a CDS encoding Re/Si-specific NAD(P)(+) transhydrogenase subunit alpha, which produces MRIGVPKESRPGETRVAATPKTVAQMIKLGYDVIVEPGAGAASAYPDQGYVEAGATLGETAEVWASDIVVKINAPTDAEVPLLRSGAILTSLLAPALNPEKVEALRAQGVTAMAMDAVPRISRAQSLDVLSSMANIAGYRAVVESAHEFGGLFTGQVTAAGKVPPAKVLVCGAGVAGLAAIGAAGSLGAIVRAFDVRPEVAEQVESMGADFLEIDVQQEISSDGYAKEASEDFNAKAAELYAEQAKDVDIIITTALIPGKPAPRLITEEMVASMKPGSVIIDMAAGTGGNVAGSVADERVVTDNGVRIIGYTDLAGRLPTQASQLYGTNVVNLLKLITPEKQGEAVLDMEDTVVRGMTVTQQKETLWPPPPVQVSAAPAAPAPAEMEPAEPKKPVDPNRKFWIIGGAAALFLVAAAFMPAAFLSHFIVFALAVTIGFYVIGNVAHALHTPLMSVTNAISGIIVVGALLQVTSSNLAIQVVAAAAIFFASINVFGGFTVTQRMLNMFRKG; this is translated from the coding sequence ATGCGAATTGGCGTACCCAAGGAGTCAAGGCCGGGAGAAACCCGTGTGGCCGCGACTCCGAAGACCGTCGCGCAGATGATCAAGCTGGGCTACGACGTGATCGTCGAGCCCGGCGCAGGAGCGGCCTCGGCCTACCCCGACCAGGGCTACGTCGAGGCCGGCGCGACCCTTGGTGAGACCGCGGAGGTGTGGGCCAGCGACATCGTCGTGAAGATCAACGCCCCCACCGACGCGGAGGTTCCCCTGCTGAGGTCGGGTGCCATCCTGACCTCCCTCCTCGCCCCTGCCCTGAACCCGGAGAAGGTCGAGGCGCTGCGTGCGCAGGGCGTGACCGCGATGGCGATGGACGCCGTGCCGCGGATCTCGCGCGCCCAGTCCCTGGACGTGCTCTCCTCGATGGCCAACATCGCGGGCTACCGCGCCGTCGTCGAGTCCGCCCACGAGTTCGGCGGTCTCTTCACCGGGCAGGTCACGGCCGCGGGCAAGGTCCCGCCGGCCAAGGTCCTCGTCTGCGGTGCCGGCGTCGCCGGTCTCGCCGCGATCGGTGCCGCGGGCTCCCTCGGTGCGATCGTGCGCGCGTTCGACGTGCGCCCGGAGGTCGCCGAGCAGGTCGAGTCGATGGGCGCGGACTTCCTCGAGATCGACGTCCAGCAGGAGATCTCGTCCGACGGCTACGCGAAGGAGGCCTCGGAGGACTTCAACGCCAAGGCCGCCGAGCTCTACGCCGAGCAGGCCAAGGACGTGGACATCATCATCACCACGGCCCTGATCCCCGGGAAGCCCGCCCCGCGGCTGATCACCGAGGAGATGGTCGCCTCGATGAAGCCGGGCTCGGTCATCATCGACATGGCCGCCGGCACCGGTGGCAACGTCGCCGGTTCCGTGGCCGACGAGCGGGTCGTCACCGACAACGGCGTGCGGATCATCGGCTACACCGACCTGGCCGGTCGCCTCCCGACGCAGGCCAGCCAGCTGTACGGCACCAACGTCGTCAATCTCCTCAAGCTCATCACCCCCGAGAAGCAGGGTGAGGCCGTCCTCGACATGGAGGACACCGTCGTGCGCGGCATGACGGTCACGCAGCAGAAGGAGACGCTGTGGCCGCCTCCACCGGTGCAGGTCTCCGCCGCCCCCGCGGCGCCGGCGCCCGCCGAGATGGAGCCCGCAGAGCCGAAGAAGCCGGTCGACCCGAACCGCAAGTTCTGGATCATCGGCGGCGCCGCCGCGCTCTTCCTCGTTGCGGCCGCGTTCATGCCGGCAGCCTTCCTGTCCCACTTCATCGTCTTCGCGCTGGCCGTCACCATCGGCTTCTACGTCATCGGCAACGTGGCCCACGCCCTGCACACGCCGCTGATGTCGGTGACCAATGCGATCTCCGGGATCATCGTCGTCGGCGCCCTGCTCCAGGTGACGTCGTCGAACCTCGCCATCCAGGTGGTCGCCGCGGCCGCGATCTTCTTCGCCAGCATCAACGTCTTCGGTGGCTTCACCGTGACGCAGCGGATGCTCAACATGTTCCGGAAGGGCTGA